In Vigna unguiculata cultivar IT97K-499-35 chromosome 3, ASM411807v1, whole genome shotgun sequence, a single genomic region encodes these proteins:
- the LOC114177156 gene encoding uncharacterized protein LOC114177156 isoform X1 yields MNALSSLCMSRSDSLVLNDILVIKPPKKSPLLLRMSVLIFSMVCGVFICSVCLKQISTHARTMLMELQSEKPLRNRLGLTDVPLLHYPNPVSFNRSECAGNPVRFFAILSNQRSGSGWFETLLNSHINVSSNGEIFSVRERRVNVSTIVQTLDKVYNLDWFSSASKNECSAAIGLKWMLNQGLMEHPKEVADYFNRRGVSVIFLFRRNLLRRMVSMLANSYDRYAKLLNGAHKSHVHSTQEAETLSKYKPIINSTSLLADLKDMEMRTAKALEYFSINRHMILYYEDLITNRTKLKDVQDFLGLPPRELTSRQIKIHRGSLSDHIKNWDDVNKTLHGTAYECFLQTDYSS; encoded by the exons atgaatgcTTTGAGCTCCCTCTGCATGTCTCGATCTGACTCATTAGTCTTAAAT GACATTCTGGTTATAAAGCCTCCGAAGAAATCGCCTTTGCTGTTAAGGATGTCGGTGTTGATCTTTTCAATGGTGTGCGGTGTCTTTATCTGTTCCGTGTGTCTGAAGCAGATAAGCACTCATGCTAGGACTATGCTTATGGAGTTGCAAAGTGAGAAGCCTTTGCGGAATAGATTGGGCCTAACAGATGTTCCTTTGTTGCATTACCCCAATCCCGTGTCTTTCAACAG GAGTGAGTGTGCTGGGAATCCTGTGCGGTTCTTTGCTATTTTGTCAAATCAGAGATCAGGCAGTGGGTGGTTTGAGACCCTTTTGAATAGCCATATTAATGTGAGCTCCAATGGGGAGATTTTTTCTGTTAGAGAGAGAAGAGTAAATGTTTCTACCATTGTGCAGACTTTGGATAAAGTTTACAACCTGGATTGGTTCAGTAGTGCTTCCAAGAATGAGTGCTCAGCTGCAATTGGATTGAAGTGGATGCTTAATCAG GGATTAATGGAGCACCCGAAGGAAGTAGCAGATTATTTCAACCGTAGAGGTGTTTCTGTCATATTTCTTTTTCGAAGAAACTTATTACGCAGAATGGTATCAATGCTTGCCAACTCCTATGACCGATATGCTAAACTTTTGAATGGAGCTCATAAATCTCATGTACATTCCACACAAGAg GCGGAAACTCTTTCAAAGTACAAGCCTATCATTAATTCTACATCATTACTGGCTGATTTGAAGGATATGGAGATGAGAACTGCAAAGGCTTTAGAATACTTCAGCATCAATAGGCATATGATCCTGTACTATGAAGATTTAATTACAAATCGTACT AAGCTGAAAGACGTACAAGATTTTTTAGGATTGCCACCGAGGGAATTAACAAGCCGTCAGATTAAGATACACAGAGGATCATTGTCAGATCACATTAAAAATTGGGATGACGTGAACAAGACACTACACGGAACTGCTTATGAGTGTTTCCTCCAAACTGATTATTCATCTTAA
- the LOC114177156 gene encoding uncharacterized protein LOC114177156 isoform X2, with protein sequence MVLKDMCFFNKDILVIKPPKKSPLLLRMSVLIFSMVCGVFICSVCLKQISTHARTMLMELQSEKPLRNRLGLTDVPLLHYPNPVSFNRSECAGNPVRFFAILSNQRSGSGWFETLLNSHINVSSNGEIFSVRERRVNVSTIVQTLDKVYNLDWFSSASKNECSAAIGLKWMLNQGLMEHPKEVADYFNRRGVSVIFLFRRNLLRRMVSMLANSYDRYAKLLNGAHKSHVHSTQEAETLSKYKPIINSTSLLADLKDMEMRTAKALEYFSINRHMILYYEDLITNRTKLKDVQDFLGLPPRELTSRQIKIHRGSLSDHIKNWDDVNKTLHGTAYECFLQTDYSS encoded by the exons ATGGTACTAAAAGACATGTGTTTCTTCAACAAG GACATTCTGGTTATAAAGCCTCCGAAGAAATCGCCTTTGCTGTTAAGGATGTCGGTGTTGATCTTTTCAATGGTGTGCGGTGTCTTTATCTGTTCCGTGTGTCTGAAGCAGATAAGCACTCATGCTAGGACTATGCTTATGGAGTTGCAAAGTGAGAAGCCTTTGCGGAATAGATTGGGCCTAACAGATGTTCCTTTGTTGCATTACCCCAATCCCGTGTCTTTCAACAG GAGTGAGTGTGCTGGGAATCCTGTGCGGTTCTTTGCTATTTTGTCAAATCAGAGATCAGGCAGTGGGTGGTTTGAGACCCTTTTGAATAGCCATATTAATGTGAGCTCCAATGGGGAGATTTTTTCTGTTAGAGAGAGAAGAGTAAATGTTTCTACCATTGTGCAGACTTTGGATAAAGTTTACAACCTGGATTGGTTCAGTAGTGCTTCCAAGAATGAGTGCTCAGCTGCAATTGGATTGAAGTGGATGCTTAATCAG GGATTAATGGAGCACCCGAAGGAAGTAGCAGATTATTTCAACCGTAGAGGTGTTTCTGTCATATTTCTTTTTCGAAGAAACTTATTACGCAGAATGGTATCAATGCTTGCCAACTCCTATGACCGATATGCTAAACTTTTGAATGGAGCTCATAAATCTCATGTACATTCCACACAAGAg GCGGAAACTCTTTCAAAGTACAAGCCTATCATTAATTCTACATCATTACTGGCTGATTTGAAGGATATGGAGATGAGAACTGCAAAGGCTTTAGAATACTTCAGCATCAATAGGCATATGATCCTGTACTATGAAGATTTAATTACAAATCGTACT AAGCTGAAAGACGTACAAGATTTTTTAGGATTGCCACCGAGGGAATTAACAAGCCGTCAGATTAAGATACACAGAGGATCATTGTCAGATCACATTAAAAATTGGGATGACGTGAACAAGACACTACACGGAACTGCTTATGAGTGTTTCCTCCAAACTGATTATTCATCTTAA